One window of the Archangium primigenium genome contains the following:
- a CDS encoding M16 family metallopeptidase — protein MRHRFIPLLLLLMGVALPVAAAEPAAASFFPYPMQVDRLPNGLTVIRVPFNSPGLIAYQTVVRVGSRNEVEPGRTGFAHFFEHMMFKGTKNHPEGEREKVIATYGFDDNAFTTDDITVYYSYGPTAGLGKLVEIEADRFRHLEYSEPSFQTEALAVLGEYHKNAASPGLKVAEEVARTAFTKHPYGHTTLGYYDDIKAMPKAYDYSRTFFERWYTPDNVLLVIVGDFDDAALMASVREHYGPWDRQSGSVTVPTEPSQTQERSVHVDWPQSTQPRLVYAWHTPAAKLDTANAAIQEVLGSYLVGPTSPLYKSLVLDKQQAQELTPDASLHRDPSLFSVEALLSDEASLAPVRAAFNAAVKELVTGKVDAARVESIKSNTRYGLLMGMETAKDVALQVSWYAGIYGAPDALGRHLQKVSEVKPSDLVTFARRHLTAANRTVLTLTPAPAGGQK, from the coding sequence ATGCGACATCGCTTCATCCCGCTCCTGCTCCTGCTGATGGGGGTGGCCCTCCCCGTGGCCGCCGCCGAGCCGGCCGCCGCCTCCTTCTTCCCCTACCCCATGCAGGTCGACCGCCTGCCCAACGGGCTCACGGTCATCCGCGTGCCCTTCAACTCGCCGGGCCTCATCGCCTACCAGACCGTGGTCCGCGTGGGCTCGCGCAACGAGGTGGAGCCGGGCCGCACGGGCTTCGCCCACTTCTTCGAGCACATGATGTTCAAGGGCACGAAGAACCACCCCGAGGGCGAGCGCGAGAAGGTCATCGCCACCTACGGCTTCGACGACAACGCCTTCACCACCGACGACATCACCGTCTACTACTCGTACGGGCCCACCGCGGGCCTCGGCAAGCTCGTGGAGATCGAGGCCGACCGCTTCCGCCACCTCGAGTACTCCGAGCCGTCCTTCCAGACCGAGGCGCTCGCCGTGCTCGGCGAGTACCACAAGAACGCGGCCTCCCCTGGCCTCAAGGTGGCCGAGGAGGTGGCCCGCACCGCCTTCACCAAGCACCCCTACGGGCACACCACGCTCGGCTACTACGACGACATCAAGGCCATGCCCAAGGCCTACGACTACAGCCGGACCTTCTTCGAGCGCTGGTACACGCCCGACAACGTCCTGCTCGTCATCGTCGGGGACTTCGATGACGCCGCGCTGATGGCCAGCGTGCGCGAGCACTACGGCCCGTGGGACCGCCAGAGCGGCTCCGTCACCGTGCCCACCGAGCCCTCGCAGACCCAGGAGCGCTCCGTGCACGTCGACTGGCCCCAGAGCACCCAGCCCCGGCTCGTGTACGCCTGGCACACCCCGGCCGCGAAGCTCGACACCGCGAACGCCGCCATCCAGGAGGTGCTCGGCAGCTACCTCGTGGGCCCCACCAGCCCCCTCTACAAGTCCCTGGTGCTCGACAAGCAGCAGGCCCAGGAGCTCACCCCGGACGCCTCGCTCCACCGAGACCCCAGCCTCTTCAGCGTCGAGGCGCTCCTGAGCGACGAGGCCAGCCTGGCCCCCGTGCGCGCCGCCTTCAACGCCGCCGTGAAGGAGCTCGTCACCGGCAAGGTGGACGCCGCCCGCGTGGAGAGCATCAAGAGCAACACCCGCTACGGCCTGCTCATGGGCATGGAGACCGCCAAGGACGTCGCGCTCCAGGTCTCCTGGTACGCGGGCATCTACGGCGCCCCCGACGCGCTCGGCCGCCACCTGCAGAAGGTATCCGAGGTGAAGCCCTCGGACCTCGTCACCTTCGCCCGCCGCCACCTCACCGCCGCCAACCGCACCGTGCTCACCCTCACGCCCGCCCCGGCCGGAGGCCAGAAGTGA